The genomic DNA TAAAAAAGTAAGTTATTGGGTAGAATTATCAGATTACGATTTTAAAACTGCAAAAGCGATGTTGAAATCAAAAAGGTATTTATATGTCGGTTTTATGTGTCATCAAGCCGTTGAAAAAATACTTAAAGCGTACTTTGTCTCGAAAAGGAATTCACAACCCAAATTTACTCACAGACTGACTTACTTGACTGAAAAAACCGATTTGGAAGAACAGTTATCAGAACAACAGCAGTTATTCATAGATGAATTGGAACCGCTGAATATCGAAGCAAGA from Candidatus Cloacimonadota bacterium includes the following:
- a CDS encoding HEPN domain-containing protein, producing the protein MDKKVSYWVELSDYDFKTAKAMLKSKRYLYVGFMCHQAVEKILKAYFVSKRNSQPKFTHRLTYLTEKTDLEEQLSEQQQLFIDELEPLNIEAR